Proteins found in one Armatimonadota bacterium genomic segment:
- a CDS encoding EscN/YscN/HrcN family type III secretion system ATPase, whose amino-acid sequence MVQHKMSDSATNLTPLTSPDLSAARERLRLLDPIKVHGRVQQVIGLVIESIGPAARVGEVCEIHFQRTRPPIFAEVVGFRQNRVLLMPLGEMEGITPGSQVVATGMVHKVPVGECLLGRVLDGLGRPMDGGTAIAPETLYPVNRQPPNALTRKRITEAISLGVRAIDGLLTVGKGQRIGIFAGSGVGKSTLLGMIARYTSADVNVIALTGERGREVREFMEEDLGEEGLKRSVVVVATSDQPALLRIKAAMVATTIAEYFRDQGLDVLLMMDSVTRLALAQREVGLAIGEPPATRGYTPSVFALLPRLLERAGTSDKGTITGLYTVLVEADDMNEPVADTVRGILDGHIVLSRTLAHRNHYPAIDVLSSVSRVMPQITDQEHQQAAAQVRKVLANYTEAEDLINIGAYQQGSNPDIDYALRYIGKVREFLQQGKLEGYPLEQTIQRLKTLFDD is encoded by the coding sequence ATGGTGCAGCATAAAATGTCCGACAGTGCGACCAATCTCACACCACTGACATCACCCGACCTGTCGGCGGCGCGGGAGCGATTACGCCTGCTGGACCCGATTAAGGTACATGGTCGGGTGCAACAGGTGATCGGGCTGGTCATCGAAAGCATCGGTCCCGCAGCGCGTGTGGGTGAGGTGTGCGAGATTCATTTTCAGCGCACGCGCCCACCGATTTTTGCAGAGGTGGTCGGCTTTCGGCAAAACCGGGTGCTACTCATGCCTCTGGGCGAGATGGAAGGCATCACCCCCGGCAGCCAGGTAGTCGCAACAGGCATGGTGCACAAAGTACCTGTCGGAGAGTGTCTGCTGGGGCGCGTGTTGGATGGATTGGGCAGACCGATGGACGGCGGCACCGCCATCGCCCCGGAAACACTCTACCCGGTCAACCGCCAGCCCCCGAACGCCCTGACACGCAAGCGCATTACCGAAGCCATCAGTCTGGGGGTTCGGGCGATTGACGGGTTGCTGACTGTCGGTAAAGGGCAGCGCATCGGCATCTTCGCGGGGTCGGGTGTCGGCAAGAGTACCCTGCTGGGCATGATTGCCCGCTATACCAGCGCGGACGTGAACGTCATTGCCCTCACCGGCGAGCGAGGGCGTGAAGTGCGCGAATTCATGGAAGAGGACCTGGGTGAGGAGGGTTTGAAACGGTCGGTCGTGGTGGTGGCGACGTCGGATCAGCCCGCGCTGTTGCGCATCAAGGCAGCAATGGTGGCAACCACCATCGCGGAGTACTTCCGCGACCAGGGGCTGGATGTGCTGCTGATGATGGATTCGGTCACACGCCTGGCGTTAGCGCAGCGCGAAGTGGGACTGGCTATCGGGGAACCTCCTGCCACGCGCGGTTACACACCGTCAGTATTTGCCCTCTTGCCCCGTCTGCTGGAACGCGCGGGCACGTCGGACAAGGGAACCATCACGGGGCTGTACACTGTGCTGGTGGAAGCCGATGACATGAACGAACCCGTTGCCGATACCGTGCGAGGCATTCTGGACGGACATATTGTGCTGTCGCGTACGCTGGCGCACCGCAACCACTATCCTGCCATTGATGTGCTGTCGAGTGTCTCGCGCGTGATGCCACAGATCACCGATCAGGAGCACCAGCAGGCGGCGGCACAGGTGCGCAAGGTGCTGGCAAACTACACCGAAGCGGAGGACCTGATCAACATCGGCGCATACCAGCAGGGTAGCAATCCGGATATCGACTATGCCCTGCGCTATATCGGCAAGGTGCGCGAGTTTCTGCAGCAGGGCAAGCTGGAGGGATACCCGTTAGAGCAGACCATCCAGCGATTGAAGACCTTGTTCGACGATTGA
- the fliJ gene encoding flagellar export protein FliJ, whose amino-acid sequence MRRFEFSLQKVLDFRQRREEQAIRAFAEAQAQWMHEQTVLHQLLAEREACLHRSHRHQHLAVELLEVEQTYLSALEERIETQRERVAEAEKVMEEKRQAVIEAQRERKALERLREKQYEQWRQEMLRAEQMALDDLATVRAVLSPGVLTMHPGGDERE is encoded by the coding sequence ATGCGGCGGTTTGAGTTCTCGCTTCAGAAGGTGTTAGACTTCCGCCAGAGGCGGGAAGAACAGGCGATACGTGCGTTTGCGGAAGCACAAGCTCAATGGATGCACGAACAGACTGTGTTGCACCAGTTGCTTGCCGAACGCGAAGCGTGTTTGCATCGTTCGCACCGCCACCAGCATCTGGCAGTCGAACTGCTGGAGGTGGAACAGACGTACCTGTCGGCTTTAGAGGAGCGTATCGAGACACAGCGCGAGCGGGTCGCGGAGGCAGAAAAGGTGATGGAAGAGAAGAGGCAGGCTGTGATAGAGGCACAGCGCGAACGTAAGGCACTGGAACGCCTGCGCGAGAAGCAGTATGAGCAGTGGCGTCAGGAGATGCTACGCGCCGAGCAGATGGCGCTGGACGACCTGGCGACAGTACGGGCTGTACTCTCGCCGGGCGTTTTGACGATGCACCCAGGAGGTGATGAGCGTGAGTAG
- the mfd gene encoding transcription-repair-coupling factor, with the protein MDVPRLQELLEPLRALSSVRAGAHLLSPQSHRTEFTDVSGNLLPLLIAASLREDSPLLCVLVADTQRAETLALDLAVLGVPEEQIVVLPSILSELFEDTPPDLHLIGSRIESLWKVATGRAKVWITTPQSLLEPTLPPDALRKATFTVRKGEMVDMEHLLRRLVQLGYEREEMVAQRGQFSRRGGILDVFPVHANEPVRMEFFGDEIDRLQPFDPDSQRATCHLSECTMTPAREVLWDSADVEGAIRLLSQMLEETLAQLVAEGNERASQDLRQRIEDDLLRLQNRVAFERLEHYIALLHHGVDVLQYLPSDCLLVLNEPLQQQAVYASSSRDSLDVLSHRVKRGEMLPIEKLWHSLPFAVPQPEGFPSVLKHLLDGRQWVAFSSIPTPQELLPKAREEELTARALPGYRGQLSALMGTLRNWLESGCTVVVATEQPHRVREILEEHDLFPADEPVEGEQGALVVAHARLSSGFLWEKARLVVLTDAELFGASRVRILRRHVHEGIPLSSILDLRPGDYVVHIHHGIGIYRGIVQREVLGVRRDYLLIQYAPPDTLLVPVDQIDRLQKYIGSEENPPEIHRLGGSEWAMTKRRAKAKARRMAEELIRLYAAREAAERPPYSPDTPWQQEMESAFPYEETPDQRRAILDVKRDMEGSRKPMDRLICGDVGFGKTEVAIRAAFKAVMEGKQVAVMCPTTVLAAQHYNTFRERFAAYPIRVELLNRFRSPKEQKEVVEGLRVGAVDVVIGTHRLLSKDVRFHNLGLLVVDEEQRFGVAQKEHLKRLRTQVDVLTLTATPIPRTLHIALGGLRAMSVMNDPPFGRLPIRTIVRPYDDDVVREAILRELERGGQVYYVHNRVQSIYHVAQHVQELVPFARIRVAHGQMPDEELEEVMLGFYHHDFDVLVCTTIIENGLDVPNANTLIVERAHRLGLAQLYQLRGRVGRSDRQAYAYFFYRNDARLDERAQQRLNALREFAGLGSGLKLAMRDLEIRGAGNLLGAEQHGAMISVGFELYAEMLAEAIRELRGQPEETFFLPPVDVPVNVYIPPAYIADESQRIFFYKKMAAVRKMQDVEEIEAELRDRFGPLPEVVQNALWLLRLRLQAARIGVAEVKADKQWANIRFQSHVRLTPQAVRALTHVYRQHHFTGEGVRLSLMGSSSPLAALGDMLDLLENALRQTQKV; encoded by the coding sequence ATGGACGTTCCTCGTTTACAGGAGCTGCTGGAACCCCTCCGCGCGCTGTCCAGCGTGCGCGCTGGCGCTCATCTGCTCTCGCCTCAGTCCCATCGCACCGAGTTCACCGATGTTTCGGGGAACCTGCTGCCTTTACTCATTGCTGCTTCACTTCGGGAAGACAGTCCGCTGCTGTGTGTGCTGGTGGCAGATACGCAGAGAGCAGAAACGCTCGCGCTGGACCTTGCCGTGCTGGGTGTGCCCGAAGAGCAGATAGTGGTGCTGCCTTCGATACTGAGCGAGCTGTTTGAAGACACACCGCCCGATTTGCATCTCATCGGTAGCCGCATCGAGTCGCTGTGGAAGGTCGCTACCGGGCGGGCGAAGGTGTGGATTACCACTCCCCAGAGTCTGCTCGAACCGACCTTGCCCCCCGATGCATTGCGTAAAGCCACCTTCACGGTGCGCAAGGGCGAGATGGTGGATATGGAACATCTTCTGCGCCGGCTGGTGCAACTGGGCTATGAGCGCGAGGAGATGGTGGCACAGCGCGGGCAGTTCAGCCGACGCGGGGGCATTCTGGATGTTTTCCCCGTGCATGCCAATGAGCCGGTGCGCATGGAGTTCTTCGGCGATGAGATAGACCGCCTGCAGCCCTTTGACCCCGACTCGCAGCGCGCTACGTGCCATCTGAGCGAGTGCACGATGACGCCTGCTCGCGAGGTGCTCTGGGATAGCGCAGATGTGGAAGGGGCAATCCGCCTCCTGTCGCAGATGCTGGAGGAGACACTGGCGCAACTGGTCGCAGAGGGCAATGAGCGTGCCTCTCAAGATCTTCGTCAGCGTATCGAAGACGACCTGTTGCGCCTGCAAAACCGCGTGGCGTTTGAGCGACTGGAGCACTACATTGCACTGTTGCATCATGGGGTGGATGTACTGCAGTATTTGCCGTCCGACTGCTTGCTGGTTCTGAACGAGCCCCTGCAGCAGCAAGCGGTATATGCCTCATCTAGCAGAGACTCGCTGGATGTGCTGTCGCACAGGGTGAAGCGCGGCGAGATGTTACCGATAGAAAAGTTATGGCACAGCCTGCCGTTTGCGGTGCCTCAACCTGAGGGGTTTCCCTCCGTCCTCAAACATCTTCTGGATGGTCGACAATGGGTAGCGTTCAGTAGTATTCCCACCCCACAGGAGCTGCTTCCCAAAGCTCGCGAAGAGGAACTGACCGCCCGCGCCCTGCCCGGGTACAGGGGGCAGTTATCCGCGCTGATGGGCACGCTGCGCAACTGGCTGGAGAGCGGATGCACCGTGGTCGTCGCCACTGAGCAGCCGCACCGCGTCCGCGAGATTTTGGAGGAACACGACCTGTTTCCTGCCGACGAGCCTGTCGAGGGAGAACAAGGCGCGCTGGTCGTGGCGCACGCCCGTCTGTCCAGCGGTTTTCTGTGGGAGAAAGCACGGCTGGTGGTACTGACCGATGCCGAGCTGTTTGGTGCCAGCAGGGTACGTATCCTGCGGCGGCATGTGCATGAGGGCATTCCTCTCTCCTCTATCCTGGACCTGCGTCCGGGCGACTACGTGGTGCATATTCATCACGGCATCGGCATCTATCGGGGTATCGTGCAACGCGAGGTGCTGGGTGTGCGCCGCGATTACCTGCTGATCCAGTACGCTCCGCCCGACACCCTGCTGGTTCCCGTTGACCAGATTGACCGCCTGCAAAAGTATATCGGTTCGGAGGAGAATCCACCCGAGATACACCGTCTGGGCGGCTCGGAATGGGCGATGACCAAACGGCGTGCGAAAGCGAAAGCGCGTCGGATGGCGGAGGAGTTGATACGCCTGTACGCCGCGCGTGAGGCGGCAGAACGCCCACCGTACAGTCCCGATACCCCCTGGCAGCAGGAGATGGAGTCGGCATTTCCCTACGAAGAGACACCCGACCAGCGACGCGCTATCCTGGATGTGAAGCGCGATATGGAGGGCAGTCGGAAACCGATGGACAGGCTGATATGCGGCGATGTGGGCTTTGGGAAAACGGAGGTGGCGATACGCGCTGCGTTCAAGGCGGTCATGGAGGGCAAGCAGGTTGCAGTCATGTGCCCGACCACCGTGCTCGCGGCACAGCATTACAACACCTTCCGCGAGCGGTTCGCCGCCTATCCCATTCGGGTGGAACTGCTCAACCGCTTCCGCTCCCCCAAGGAGCAGAAAGAGGTGGTGGAAGGGCTTCGTGTGGGAGCGGTAGACGTGGTCATTGGCACGCACCGACTGCTCTCTAAAGATGTGCGGTTCCACAACCTGGGATTGCTGGTGGTGGACGAGGAACAGCGTTTTGGTGTGGCACAAAAAGAGCATCTCAAACGCCTGCGCACGCAGGTGGATGTGTTGACACTGACCGCTACTCCTATCCCACGCACCCTGCACATCGCGCTGGGCGGTTTGAGAGCGATGAGCGTGATGAACGATCCGCCATTTGGACGGTTACCCATTCGCACCATCGTACGCCCCTACGATGACGACGTGGTACGCGAGGCTATCCTGCGCGAGCTGGAGCGCGGCGGACAGGTGTACTACGTGCATAACCGCGTGCAAAGCATCTACCATGTCGCCCAGCATGTGCAGGAGCTCGTGCCCTTCGCGCGTATCCGTGTGGCGCACGGGCAGATGCCTGATGAGGAACTGGAAGAGGTGATGCTGGGCTTCTATCATCACGATTTTGATGTGCTGGTATGCACCACCATCATCGAGAACGGGTTAGATGTACCGAATGCCAACACGCTGATCGTAGAAAGGGCGCACCGACTGGGGCTGGCGCAGCTGTACCAGCTGCGAGGGCGCGTCGGACGCAGTGACCGACAGGCGTACGCCTACTTCTTCTACCGCAACGACGCCCGGCTGGACGAGCGTGCCCAGCAACGGCTGAACGCTCTGCGCGAGTTTGCAGGGTTGGGATCGGGGCTGAAACTGGCGATGCGTGACCTGGAGATACGTGGTGCGGGCAACTTGTTAGGTGCGGAACAGCACGGCGCAATGATCTCCGTAGGCTTTGAGCTGTACGCCGAGATGCTGGCGGAAGCCATTCGTGAACTGCGCGGTCAACCGGAAGAGACCTTCTTCTTGCCGCCCGTGGACGTGCCCGTGAACGTTTATATCCCGCCTGCCTACATCGCCGACGAGTCGCAACGCATCTTCTTCTACAAGAAGATGGCGGCAGTGCGCAAAATGCAAGATGTGGAGGAGATAGAGGCGGAGCTGCGCGACCGTTTTGGACCGTTGCCGGAGGTGGTGCAGAACGCACTGTGGCTGTTGCGCTTGCGCTTGCAGGCAGCGCGAATCGGCGTCGCCGAGGTGAAGGCAGATAAACAGTGGGCGAATATCCGATTCCAGAGCCATGTTCGGCTCACGCCGCAGGCGGTTCGGGCACTGACCCATGTGTATCGCCAGCATCATTTCACGGGCGAGGGGGTGCGATTATCTCTGATGGGCAGCAGCTCGCCACTTGCCGCTCTGGGGGATATGTTGGACCTGCTGGAAAACGCTCTTCGACAAACGCAAAAGGTGTAG
- the yicI gene encoding alpha-xylosidase, which yields MKFSQGVWLMREGVTPHYAVHVHDYEHDGNSLTLYAPDKWVSSRVATLDTPLLTVKLSSPLGNVVRVQIWHHQGTPVRHPHFEVQEFPAPVVQIDEGEGFVALTTGQLTVRVRTEGEWLMEFLDGGKRVTASGAKSIAWMDTPEGHFMMAQLGLGVGECVYGLGERFTPFVKNGQVVEMWNEDGGTATEIAYKNIPFYLTNRGYGVFVAHPEKVSLEIASENVERVQFSVPGEYLEYYLIYGPSPKEVIHRYAALTGRPALPPAWSFGLWLSTSFTTDYDEQTVTSFIQGMAERDIPLSVFHFDCFWMREFHWCDFVWDKRVFPDPEGMLRRLKERGLHICVWMNPYIAQRSHLFEEGMERGYLLKRPDGSVWQTDLWQAGMGIVDFTHPEARQWFQRQLRQLLEMGVDCFKTDFGERIPTDVVYHDGSDPVRMHNFYSYLYNRTVYELLTEVRGEGEAVLFARSATAGGQRFPVHWGGDCTATYESMAETLRGGLSLSLCGFGFWSHDIGGFVDTAPADLYKRWCAFGLLSSHSRLHGSSSYRVPWLFDEEAVEVLRFFTRLKCRLMPYLYRHAVEAHEEGIPMMRAMFVEFPDDPGCDTLDRQYMLGPSLLVAPVFSPDGTVDYYLPAGRWTNLLSGQVVEGGRWIREQHGFLSLPLMVRPNSVIPMGAVDDRPDYHYPDGVTFHVFELDDGAEVETGVPDVKGRMVLVLRTRREGERITFCAEGDTQRWRVLLRNAQPIREVQGGQAMVTGEGICIQPADGAQTLVVFV from the coding sequence ATGAAGTTTTCTCAAGGTGTCTGGCTCATGCGCGAGGGCGTGACGCCCCATTACGCGGTGCATGTTCACGACTACGAGCACGACGGCAACTCACTGACCCTGTACGCGCCAGACAAATGGGTGAGCAGTCGGGTGGCAACGCTGGACACGCCGCTGCTGACGGTCAAGCTCTCCTCGCCTCTTGGGAACGTCGTCCGCGTGCAGATCTGGCATCATCAGGGCACGCCAGTGCGCCACCCGCACTTTGAAGTACAGGAATTCCCCGCTCCTGTGGTGCAGATAGACGAGGGTGAGGGATTCGTCGCGCTGACCACGGGACAGTTGACCGTGCGTGTGCGCACGGAGGGCGAGTGGCTGATGGAGTTTCTCGACGGTGGAAAGAGGGTTACCGCTTCCGGCGCGAAGAGCATTGCCTGGATGGACACTCCCGAAGGACACTTTATGATGGCGCAGCTGGGACTGGGCGTCGGCGAATGCGTGTATGGACTGGGCGAGCGGTTCACCCCGTTTGTGAAAAACGGGCAGGTGGTGGAGATGTGGAACGAGGATGGAGGCACCGCCACCGAAATCGCCTACAAGAATATCCCCTTCTACCTCACCAATCGCGGTTACGGCGTGTTCGTGGCACACCCGGAGAAGGTCTCTCTGGAGATTGCTTCCGAAAACGTGGAGCGTGTGCAATTCAGCGTGCCCGGCGAGTATCTGGAGTACTACCTCATCTACGGACCGTCGCCGAAAGAGGTGATCCATCGCTACGCCGCGCTAACGGGACGCCCCGCCCTGCCACCGGCATGGTCGTTTGGGCTGTGGCTCAGCACCTCCTTCACCACCGATTATGATGAGCAGACGGTCACATCGTTCATCCAGGGAATGGCGGAACGCGACATTCCGCTCAGCGTGTTTCATTTTGACTGCTTCTGGATGCGCGAGTTTCACTGGTGCGACTTTGTGTGGGACAAGCGCGTCTTCCCCGACCCGGAAGGGATGCTGCGCCGTCTGAAAGAGCGCGGTCTGCACATCTGCGTGTGGATGAACCCCTACATCGCACAGCGTTCACACCTGTTTGAGGAGGGCATGGAACGCGGCTACCTGCTGAAACGCCCAGACGGTAGCGTCTGGCAGACCGACCTGTGGCAGGCAGGCATGGGTATTGTGGACTTCACTCACCCCGAGGCGCGTCAGTGGTTCCAACGACAACTGCGCCAACTGCTGGAAATGGGCGTGGACTGTTTCAAGACCGACTTCGGCGAGCGCATTCCCACCGATGTGGTCTACCACGATGGCTCCGACCCGGTGCGAATGCACAATTTCTACTCTTACCTGTACAACAGGACGGTGTACGAACTGCTGACCGAAGTGCGCGGGGAGGGCGAGGCGGTGCTCTTCGCGCGGTCAGCGACGGCGGGCGGACAGAGGTTCCCTGTACACTGGGGCGGCGACTGTACCGCTACCTACGAGTCGATGGCGGAGACGCTTCGGGGCGGGCTGTCGCTGAGCCTGTGCGGGTTCGGCTTCTGGAGCCACGACATCGGTGGTTTTGTGGACACGGCTCCTGCCGACCTGTACAAACGCTGGTGCGCCTTCGGGTTGCTCTCTTCGCATAGCCGACTACACGGCAGCAGCTCCTACCGTGTGCCCTGGCTGTTTGATGAGGAAGCGGTGGAAGTGCTGCGTTTCTTTACCCGGCTGAAGTGCCGTCTGATGCCCTACCTGTATCGCCACGCGGTGGAAGCGCACGAAGAGGGAATCCCCATGATGCGGGCGATGTTCGTGGAGTTTCCCGACGACCCCGGTTGCGACACGCTGGACAGGCAGTACATGCTGGGACCGAGCCTGCTGGTAGCGCCCGTCTTCTCGCCCGACGGTACAGTGGATTATTACCTGCCCGCAGGACGCTGGACGAATCTGCTGAGTGGACAGGTGGTGGAAGGCGGTCGGTGGATACGGGAGCAGCACGGTTTCCTGAGCCTTCCGCTGATGGTACGCCCCAACTCGGTCATCCCGATGGGCGCAGTAGACGACCGACCCGACTACCACTACCCCGACGGCGTGACCTTCCACGTTTTCGAACTGGATGACGGAGCAGAGGTGGAAACCGGCGTACCAGACGTGAAGGGGCGAATGGTGCTGGTGCTACGTACCCGACGCGAAGGCGAGCGCATCACCTTCTGCGCCGAAGGCGACACTCAGAGGTGGAGAGTGCTTCTGCGCAACGCGCAGCCGATTCGGGAGGTACAGGGCGGACAAGCAATGGTTACAGGAGAAGGCATCTGCATTCAGCCAGCTGATGGAGCACAGACCCTGGTTGTGTTCGTATAG